The following proteins come from a genomic window of Ananas comosus cultivar F153 unplaced genomic scaffold, ASM154086v1, whole genome shotgun sequence:
- the LOC109704017 gene encoding uncharacterized protein LOC109704017 yields the protein MEEELILNSATMESDGNVVDVYDVHDGQLYKTQGDFKRVLKAYAMKRGLEYAPTKCNDLKIIARYRVTNYPWRIKVVANEKYTLKMVQTEILRQHGVKISYWKAYRARERILQEVCGDFEGSFAALSLYMRELRSGDAQACLQLLYQDEGRFHRFFWAFGALIRAFRKHCRPLIGMDGTFLHYYATFIPLFYYVAILGALLIMSCIDGNNCILLLEWAVVEGENHYSWHWFLDQLRDGVVGDRDVSRANSVFAIIFDRQKGLIEAVSDVFPDAAHSYCMYHLSTNLPHAPKNTPAWRRFWAAARAYTVAEFNEHMEKMKELNPEQYKKDIRELQGSVPLLHAEPFDQCPISGWRLISAAKGEFMGCNPST from the exons ATGGAAGAAGAGCTCATCCTGAATAGCGCTACGATGGAGTCAGATGGTAACGTCGTAGATGTGTACGATGTCCACGATGGCCAGCTCTACAAGACCCAAGGCGACTTCAAAAGAGTTCTCAAAGCATACGCAATGAAAAGAGGTTTGGAGTATGCACCGACCAAATGCAACGATCTTAAGATAATCGCACGATATCGTGTCACAAATTATCCGTGGAGAATAAAG GTCGTGGCAAACGAGAAATACACGCTGAAGATGGTTCAGACCGAGATTCTCCGGCAGCACGGCGTAAAAATTTCCTACTGGAAAGCCTACCGGGCCAGAGAAAGGATCCTTCAAGAGGTGTGCGGTGATTTCGAGGGCTCGTTCGCTGCACTTTCCTTGTATATGCGAGAGCTGAGGAGTGGAGATGCGCAGGCATGTCTTCAGCTACTTTACCAGGACGAGGGTCGTTTCCACCGTTTTTTCTGGGCATTCGGTGCATTGATTCGAGCATTCAGGAAGCACTGCAGGCCGCTGATTGGAATGGATGGCACGTTCTTGCATTATTACGCGACGTTCATACCATTATTTTACTATGTTGCAATATT AGGTGCTCTGCTGATCATGTCATGTATTGATGGAAATAACTGCATACTGTTATTAGAGTGGGCAGTTGTGGAAGGTGAAAATCACTATTCCTGGCATTGGTTTCTGGACCAGTTGCGGGATGGTGTCGTCGGTGATCGCGACGTCAGCAGAGCAAACAGTGTATTTGCTATTATTTTTGATCGCCAAAAAGGTTTGATCGAAGCTGTATCCGATGTTTTTCCGGATGCAGCTCATAGTTATTGCATGTACCATCTGTCTACCAATCTCCCGCACGCGCCAAAAAATACACCTGCGTGGAGAAGATTTTGGGCGGCGGCGCGTGCATACACTGTCGCGGAGTTCAACGAAcacatggagaagatgaaggagttGAACCCCGAACAGTACAA AAAAGATATTAGAGAGCTTCAGGGAAGCGTCCCGCTTTTACATGCTGAACCCTTCGACCAGTGTCCTATTTCAG